GTGATGCTCACGTACTCCACGCGCTTCACTTCGTGCAGGTAGGCGTGCTCCGGGCCGATGCCGGGGTAGTCCAGGCCTGCGGAAATCGAGTGGGCGTCGGTGATCTGGCCGTCGTCGTCCTGCAGCAGGTAGGTGCGGTTGCCGTGCAGCACGCCTGGTACGCCGCCGTTCAGGCTGGCCGCGTGCTTGTCGGTGTGTACGCCGTGGCCGCCGGCCTCGACGCCGATGATCTTGACGCTTTCATCTTCGAGGAAGTCGTGGAACAGGCCCATGGCATTGGAGCCGCCGCCGACGCAGGCGATCAGGCTGTCGGGCAGGCGCCCTTCCTTCTCGTGCAGCTGGGCGCGGGTCTCTTTACCGATGATCGACTGGAAGTCGCGGACCATCGCCGGGTACGGGTGGGGACCTGCCACGGTGCCGATCAGGTAGAAGGTGTCTTCGACGTTGGTGACCCAGTCGCGCAGGGCCTCGTTCATGGCGTCCTTGAGCGTGCCGGTGCCAGCGGTGACCGGGACGATCTCGGCGCCCAGCAGCTTCATGCGGAACACGTTAGCCTGCTGGCGCTCGATGTCGGTGGCGCCCATGTAGATCACGCAGGGCAGGCCGAAGCGCGCGGCGACGGTGGCGGTGGCCACGCCGTGCATGCCGGCGCCGGTCTCGGCGATCAGGCGCTTCTTGCCCATGCGCTTGGCCAGCAGCACCTGGCCGATGCAGTTGTTCACCTTGTGCGCGCCGGTGTGGTTGAGTTCTTCACGCTTGAAGAAGATCTTGGCGCCGCCGCAGTGCTCGGTCAGGCGCTCGGCGAAGTACAGCGGGTTGGGGCGGCCAATGTAGTCGCGCTGGAAGTAGGCCAGCTCTTCGAGGAACTTGGGGTCGGCCTTGGCGGCTTCGTATTCGCGGGCAAGGTCGAGTACCAGCGGCATCAGGGTTTCGGCCACGTAGCGGCCGCCGAACGAGCCGAACAGGCCGTTGGCGTCGGGGCCGGGGCGGTATTGGGTCTGGGTCATGGGGCGCTCCGTAGGCGAAGTAGAGATTCGATGGGCTTTACTCTAACCACGACGTGGCCGGCTGAAAACCGATAAGATTGCGCAAACCTGTCAGAAAAACTCACAAGTAAGATGGCTCAGGACCTTCCTCCCCTCAATGCGTTGCGGGCCTTCGAGGCGACAGCCCGGCTGAACAGTGTCAGCCAGGCAGCAGAAGCGCTGCATGTCACCCATGGCGCGGTCAGCCGGCAGATCAAGGTGCTTGAGGAGCATCTGGGGGTAGCCTTGTTCGTCAAGGACGGGCGCGGCGTCAAACTCACAGATGCCGGTGTGCGTCTGCGCGATGCCAGCTTCGAGGCCTTCGACCGGCTGCGCGGTGTCTGCGCCGAGCTTTCCCGCGATGCCGACGAAGCGCCGTTCGTGCTCGGTTGCTCCGGCAGCTTGCTGGCGCGTTGGTTCATCCCCCGCCTGGGGCGCCTGAAAGCCGACCTGCCGGAGCTGCGCCTGCACCTGTCAGCGGGTGAAGGCGACCTTGATCCGCGACGCCCGGGGCTGGACGCACTGCTGGTTTACGCAGAGCCACCGTGGCCGGCGGACATGCAGGTGCATGTGCTCGCCGAGGAACGTATTGGCCCGGTGATGAGCCCGCGCTTTGAGGACTTCGATCGTTTGAAAGCCTCGCCAGCCGTGGCTTTGCAGCATGTTGCCGTACTCCATACGACCTCGCGGCCGCAGGCTTGGCCTACTTGGGCGCGACAGCATGGGCTGGCGCCCGAAACGCTGAAGTACGGGCAAGCCTTCGAGCATCTTTACTATTTGCTGGAAGCCGCAGTGGCCGGGCTGGGTGTGGCTATTGCCCCGCAACCGCTGGTGGCGGACGACCTGAAGGCCGGGCGGCTGGCCGCGCCATGGGGCTTCTCCCCCACCAATGCGGCACTGGCCTTGTGGGTACCCCGGCGCGCCGCGGACGGGCGCGCCGAGCAACTGGCGCAATGGCTGCGCCAGGAGCTGCAGCGACAGACGGGTTAGTTGCGGCGGCACATCAGGTAGGCGGCCAGCAGGCCCAGGGCGCCCACCGCGACACCTGCGGTGGTCCAGGGGTGTTCCTGGGCATAGTCGCGGGTGGCTACGCCGGTTTCGCGGGTGCGGGTCTTCACTTCCTCGTAGGCATCGCTGAGCAGGCTGCGTGAGTGCTTGAGGGCGCTTTCGGCGTTGCCGCGCAGCGTCTTCATGGTCTTCTGCGTTTCTTCCGACGCATCGTGCTTGAGGCCTTCCAGAGTCTTGAGGAGGCTTTCGATCTCGGCTTCCATGCTTTCCAGTGAGGTTTTGCGCAACGCATTGCGTGCCATGTCGACTCTCCTTGCTGAGTGGGGATGTACAGGTTGCGACTGCGCAGCTGGGTGAAAGTGCGATCGAACTTTCCCCTGCGGCGATCGCTCGCAGGTAAACCGGGCCTGTGCTGCTAGGCTCAAGCCACTACCCACTCAAGGAGAGCGCTCATGTCGGATCATCACACCTACAAGAAGATCGAGCTGGTCGGGTCTTCGCCCACCAGCATCGAAGAAGCGATCAACAACGCCCTGGCCGAGGCCGGCAAGAGCATCAAGCACCTGGAATGGTTCGAGGTGATCGATACCCGCGGGCATATCCGTGACAACAAGGCCGCGCATTTCCAGGTGACGCTGAAGGTTGGGTTCCGCATCGCCAACAGCTGAAACCAAGCTGGGCTAGGCTTGCCCGGCGTGTTGGGGTATCAAGGTTGCAGGGCGCGTGCTTCGCGCCCTTTTTGTCTTTGATCTGTACAAGGAAAGCGATCGATGAAGAAATTGATTCTGGCCGTGGGCCTGATGGTGTTGGCTGGCGGCGCGATGGCGGCGGGCAAGCCGTGCGAGGAGCTCAAGGCTGAGATTGCGGCGAAGCTGGATGCCAAAGGGGTCAAGGGGTACTCGCTGGAGATCGTCAACAAGGGCGAGCCGGCCGGCAAGGTAATCGGCAGTTGCGAGGGTGGGACCAAGGAAATCGTCTACCGCCGCGGCTGATCGAGTCCTTATCGCGGGGCAAGTCGCAGCGGCCTGCCCCGCGATTGAGTTCACTCGGCCTTGAGCGCCTGCGCCATCAGTTCATAGGACTTGATCCGGTCGGCGTGCTCATACAGGTCACTGGTAAAGATCAGCTCGTCTGCCCCCGTCTGCTCAAGCAACACCTCGACCTTCGCCCGCACCTTCTGCGGGCTGCCGATCATCGCCAGGCCCAGGAAGCTACTCACCGCATCACGTTCATGGGGCAGCCAAAGGCCATTCATGCTCTCGACGGGCGGACGCTGCATCAGGCTCTGGCCACGGATCAGCGCGAGGATGCGCTGGTACACCGAGGTGGCCAGGTATTCGGCCTTTTCGTCGGTTTCAGCCACTACCATCGGAATGCCCAGCATCACGTAAGGCTTGTCCAGCGTCGTCGACGGTTTGAAATGGTCGCGATAGATGCGGATCGCCTCGTGCATGTAGCGCGGCGCGAAATGCGAAGCAAAGGCGTAGGGCATGCCGCGCATGCCGGCGAGTTGGGCGCTGAACAGGCTGGAGCCGAGCAGCCACATGGGCACCTCGGTGTCGTGGCCGGGTACGGCGATGACCTTCTGGTCGTCGGTGCGCGGGCCCAGGTAGCGCGACAGCTCTTCGACATCGTCCGGAAAGTCGTCGGCGCTGCCGGAGCGCTCGCGGCGCAAGGCGCGGGCGGTCATCTGGTCGGAACCGGGGGCGCGGCCCAGGCCCAGGTCGATGCGGCCTGGGTACAGGCTGGCGAGGGTGCCGAACTGTTCGGCGATCACCAGCGGTGCGTGGTTGGGCAGCATCACCCCGCCAGAGCCGATGCGGATGGTCGAGGTACCACCGGCGAGGTAACCGATCAGCACGGCGGTGGCCGAGCTGGCGATACCGTCCATGTTGTGGTGTTCGGCGACCCAGAAGCGGTTGTAGCCGAAACGCTCGACGTGTTGCGCCAGGTCCAGCGAATTGCGCAACGCTTGCGCCGGGCCGCCGTCGGCGCGCACGGGCACCAGGTCGAGGGTGGAAATCTTCAGGTCTCGCAGGTGCGTCATTGGAGCCTCCGCTACAGGTGGTTGGCCATGGGCCTTCTGGACTCTGTATGGGCATATTCGCTGGATTCAATGCCTTCTTGCGGATTGATCTGAACTTGGCGTGGGCCTGGTCCTCAGAACCTTAGACACCCCAACCCTGTGACAGGAGGCAGCATGAAGAAGACAGCATCGGCGGTCTGGCAAGGTGGCCTGAAGGATGGCAAGGGCCAGATATCCACTGAAAGCGGCGCGCTCAAGCAAGCGCCCTACGGCTTCAACACCCGTTTCGAAGGCTCGCCCGGGACCAACCCGGAAGAGCTGATCGGCGCTGCCCATGCCGGCTGCTTCTCCATGGCGTTGTCGATGATGTTGGGTGAGGCGGGATTCACGCCGGAACGGATCGACACTCACGCCGAGGTGAGTCTGGACAAGCAGGCCGATGGCTTTGCCATCACCGCCGTTCACTTGATCCTCAAGGCCAGCGTGCCTGGGGCCAGCGAGGCGCAGTTCCAGGAGATCGCCAACAAGGCCAAGGCCGGCTGCCCGGTGTCCAAGGTGTTGAACGCGACGATCAGCCTGGACGCCACCTTGCTTTCCTAGGCGGCGTAACGGCGGCGGTTTGCTGTAGTCTAAACAGCGTTGGCAGCTCGTCTGCCCTGTTTCAGGAGCCGTTCCATGATCCGCGTAGTAATTGGTGTGCTGGCTTCCCTGCTGGCCACGGCTGCCCTGGCTGCGCCCAAGCCGTGCGAGGAACTGAAGGCCGAGATCGAAGCGAAGATCCAGGCGAACAAGGTTTCTTCCTACACGCTGGAGATCGTGCCAAATGCCGAGGTCAGTGACCCCAACATGGTCGTGGGAAGTTGTGAGGGTGGAACCAAGAAGATCATCTACCAGAAGAACGATCGATAACACAGGGGCCGCGTTGCGGCCCATCGCCGGCAAGCCGGCTCCCACATGGTTTGCGTCATTCTCCAGGTCGGCGCCATGACTGTGGGAGCCGGCTTGCCGGCGAAAGGGCTGCGCAGCAGCCCCGTGGTTCACTCAAGGAATGCAGGTGACGTTGCTCGGTTCGTTCACCACCACCTTGCGGCTGGCGTCGTACAACAGCACCTGCGGCTGCATCGCCGGAGCCCGGGCCTCCAGGCGGTAACGCTCGCCAGCCTTGAAATCGTCGTAGCGCACGGTCAGGTAGCAGGTCCGCTCGGTCGGGTCGGTACTGAAGCCACCGGCGTAGATCTCGTAGTCGAAGCGCACCACCAGTTCATGCCGGCCCGGCGTCACCTGAAAATAGCGGCCATCGTCCAGGCGCTTGCCGTCCAGGCGGTCGGCCATGAGGGTGCGGCCGGGAGTGATGGTGTACATGTCGATCCAGGCCTTGCTAGGGTCGGCGGGGGGCAAGGGGCTGGCGCAAGCCCCCAAAGCACTGAGGGCCATCAGCATCATGGGCTGGCGCATGGTGAAACTCCCGCTCACGGTTCACAGGCTACAAGCATAGCGCCGTTCGCGGTGTTCAGGTGCGCTGGCAGCCTGCCGGTTCGCCCTGGCCGATCAGCTTCTGGCGCTGGTCGTAGAGTTTGATCCACGGCCGGAAACCGATGCTGCCGGCCTGCATCTGGTAGCGCTGGCCGGCAGTGAAGTCCTTGAAGGTGAGGTTGAGCTGGCAGTCGCGCCACAGCGGATGCTCCACCGGGCCGATGTTGCTGGGCGTCACGGCGAACTGGTAGCGCACTGTCAGTTCATGGTTGCCGGGCTGTACCTCGAAATAGCGGCTGTCGGTCCAGTCGCGCTCATCCACTTGCAGGGCGTGCAGCGAATCGTTGTCACCCGGAGCCAGGTCTACCCAGGCCTGATTCGGGTCCGGGTCGGGCAAGGTGGAACACCCGGTCAACAGCACGAGCGTGCCGACGGCAAACAGTGTACGCATGGCAAAGCTTCCCCTTGGCGAGATAGTCTTGGTCGCATTCGGCCGACGAGCGAGATAGACAGCCTCGATGTTTGGACTTTTTCTTTTCATGCGCTGCAGCCGTCGGGCTCTCGACCGCGTTTTCACCCGGTTTGTTCCCGTGACGCTGGGTGTCCTGCTGAGCGGTTGCTCAAGCGTGGGCTATTACGGTCAGCTGGCCGAGGGGCAATGGCAGCTGTTGCGGGCACGCCAACCGCTGGAACGGGTGATTGCAGACCCTGCCACCAGCCCGGCCTTGCGTCAGCGCCTGTTGTTCGCCGAAAAAGCCCGGGCCTTCGCCAGCGCGCAACTGAGGTTGCCGGACAACGGCAGCTACCGCGTGTATGCCGACCTCGGCCGGCCCTACGTGGTGTGGAACGTGTTCGCCACCCCGGAGCTGTCATTGCAGCCGGTGACCCATTGTTTCCCCATCGCCGGTTGCGTGGCCTATCGCGGCTACTACCGCCAGGGTGCCGCCCGCGGAGCGGCGGCGCTGATGCGCCAGGAGGGTCTGGATGTCTATGTCGGGGGCGTGGAGGCCTACTCCACCCTGGGCTGGTTCGACGACCCGATTCTTTCGACCATGACCGGCTGGGGCGAGGAACGCCTGGCCACGGTGATTTTCCACGAGTTGGCGCATCAGCGCTTCTACGTACAGGACGATACCGAGTTCAACGAATCGTTCGCGTCGTTCGTCGAGCAGGAGGGCACCCGGCAATGGCGCGCGGCGCGCGGGATGGAGGCGGTCGAGGAGCATGGTGCCGGGCAACGCGACGCCTTCATACGCCTGGTGCTCGCCAGCCGCGAGCGCCTGCAGGCGATCTATGCCGGGCCGCTGGATGCGGCGGGCAAGAGGGCGGCCAAGCAGACGGAGTTCGAACGGTTGCGGCGCGAGTACCGAGAGGTGCGGGATCGGGATTGGGCCGGGGATCGGCGTTTCGATGCCTGGATGTACGGGCCGATGAACAATGCGAAGTTGTTGCCGTTTGGCCTGTATGACCAGTGGGTGCCGGCTTTTTCGCAGTTGTTCAAAGAGGTTGGTGGGGATTGGCTGCGGTTTTATGAGCGGGTGGAGGCGCTTGGGAGGTTGCCGATCGAGCAGCGCAAATTGGCGTTGGCAGCGCTGGCCTCATCACGGGGCAAGCCCGCTCCCACGACAGCGCGTGGGGGCGGGCCTGATCCGCGATAAAGCGGGATCAGCGCACGAATGCCTGGTGCAGCTCGGCCAGCGTCTCGAAGTGGAACGCCGGCGCCTCGGCCTCCAGCTCCTCCCGGCTGCCGAACCCATAGCCCACCGCCACCGCCTGCAAACCGTTGCTCCGCGCACCGATCAGGTCATGCTTGCGATCCCCGATCATCAAGGTCTGCGTCGGATCCAGCCCCTCTTCGTCCAGCAGGTGGCGGATCAGCTCGACCTTGTTGGTCCGCGTGCCATCGAGCTCGCTGCCGTAGATCACCTTGAAGTGATGGTCGAAGGCGAAATGCCGGGCGATTTCGCGGGCGAACTCCCAGGGTTTTGAGGTGGCGATGTACAGGGTGCGGCCTTGGCCATTGAGCGCTTGCAGCAACTCGGGCACGCCGTCGAACATCAGGTTTTCGTACAGCCCGGTTACCTTGAAGCGTTCACGGTAGAAGTTCACCGCGTCCCAGGCCTTGGCCTCGTCGAAGGCATAGAACTGCATGAACGCCTGCAGCAAGGGCGGGCCGATGAAGTGCTCGAGGCGGGTAAGGTCCGGCTCGTCGATGCCCAGCTTGGCCAGGGCGTACTGGATCGAGCGGGTGATGCCCAGGCGCGGGTCGGTCAGGGTGCCGTCGAGGTCGAAGAGGATGTTCTGCTGGTGCATGGTGTTCTCTGCAGTCGAATTCATTCCGGGCGGTCGTAGCCTTCGGCCAGGTGCTGGTCCTTGAGCTTGACGTAGTTGCCGGCGCTGTAGGGGAAGAACGCGTGTTCCTGCTCGCTCAGCAGGCGCACCTGCTTCACCGGGCTGCCCATGTACAGGTAGCCGCTGACCAGGCGCTTGCCGGGTGGCACCAGGCTGCCGGCGCCGATGATCACTTCGTCCTCGACGATGGCGCCGTCCATGATGGTGCTGCCCATGCCGACCAGGATGCGATTGCCCAGGGTACAGCCATGCAGCATGACTTTGTGACCGATGGTCACCTCGTCGCCGATGATCAGTGGGTAGCCATCGGGGTTGAACGGCCCGGCGTGGGTGATGTGCAGCACGCTGCCGTCCTGCACGCTGGTGCGCGCGCCGATACGGATGCGGTGCATGTCGCCGCGTACCACGGTCAGCGGCCAGATCGAGCTGTCCTCGCCGATCTCGACGTCGCCGATGACCACCGCCGAACGGTCGACGAAGGCCCGTGGTCCCACTTTCGGCGTGTGTTCCCGAAACGTGCGGATGGCCATGATAGTGTTCCTCTGCAATGCCGATAGGCAGGCTGCCTGCTGCGGTCGGCGTCGATTGTAATTAAGATGGTCCCGTGTTTCTCCTGCCAAGGTACCCGAACCGTGAGTGCGAACAACCCGCTGCTGCAGTCCCATGATCTGCCGCCCTTCTCGGCGATCCGCGCCGAGCATGTGCTGCCGGCGATCGAGCAGATCCTCGCCGACAACCGCAAGGCCATCGCCGAGATCCTCGAAAAGCAGGGCAAGAGCCCGACCTGGGCCGGCCTGGTGCTGGCGATGGACGAACTCAACGACCGCCTGGGCGCCGCCTGGAGCCCGGTCAGCCACCTCAACGCGGTGTGCAACAGCCAGGAACTGCGCGAGGCCTACGAGTCGTGCCTGCCGGCCCTGAGCGCCTATTCCACCGAACTGGGCCAGAACCGTGCCCTGTTCGAGGCTTATGAAGCCTTGGCCGCCAGCCCTGAAGCCGCCAGCTTCGACGTGGCGCAGAAGACCATCATCGACCACGCCCTGCGCGATTTCCGCCTGTCGGGCATCGACTTGCCGGCCGACAAGCAGCAGCGCTACGCCGAGGTGCAGAGCAAGCTCAGCGAACTGGGCAGCCGCTTCTCCAACCAACTGCTCGACGCCACCCAGGCCTGGACCAAGCACGTCACCGAAGAAGCCGCGCTGGCCGGCCTGACCGACTCGGCCAAGGCGCAGATGGCCGCCGCAGCGCAGGCCAAGGGCCTGGACGGCTGGCTGATTACCCTGGAGTTCCCCAGCTACTACGCAGTGATGACCTACGCCAGCGACCGCGCCCTGCGCGAAGAGCTGTATGCCGCCTACTGCACCCGTGCCTCCGACCAGGGCCCGAATGCCGGCCAGTTCGACAACGGCCCGGTGATGGAAGAGATCCTCGACCTGCGCCAGGAGCTGGCCGGACTGCTGGGTTACAAGAACTTCGCCGAGCTGAGCCTGGCCACCAAGATGGCCGAATCCAGCGACCAGGTGCTGAGTTTCCTGCGCGACCTGGCCAAGCGTTCCAAGCCATTCGCCGCCCAGGACCTGGAGCAGCTCAAGGCCTATGCCGCCGAGCAAGGCACCCCCGAGCTGGCCAGCTGGGACGCCGGCTACTTCGGCGAGAAGCTGCGCGAGCAGCGCTACAGCGTGTCCCAGGAAGCGCTGCGCGCCTACTTCCCGATCGACAAGGTGCTGTCCGGCCTGTTCGTCATCGTGCAGCGCCTGTACGGCATCGAGATCAACGAACTCAAGGGCTTCGACAGCTGGCACCCGGATGTGCGCCTGTTCGAGATCAAGGAAAACGGCCAGCACGTCGGGCGCTTCTTCTTCGACCTCTACGCCCGCGCCAACAAGCGCGGCGGCGCATGGATGGACGGCGCCCGCGACCATCGCCGCACCGCCAATGGCAGCCTGCAGAGCCCGGTGGCCAACCTGGTGTGCAACTTCACCCCAGCCACTCCAGGCAAGCCTGCACTGCTGACCCACGACGAAGTCACCACGCTGTTCCACGAGTTCGGGCACGGTCTGCACCACCTGCTGACTCGCATCGAGCATGCCGGCGTGTCTGGTATCAACGGCGTGGCCTGGGACGCGGTGGAGCTGCCGAGCCAGTTCATGGAGAACTGGTGCTGGGAGCCCGAGGGCCTGGCGCTGATCTCCGGCCACTACGAGACCGGTGAGGCATTGCCCCAGGACCTGCTGGACAAGATGCTGGCGGCGAAGAACTTCCAGTCCGGCATGATGATGGTGCGCCAGCTGGAGTTCTCGCTGTTCGACTTCGAGCTGCACGCCACCCACGGCGACGGCCGCAGCGTGCTGCAGGTGCTCGAAGGCGTGCGCGACGAGGTCTCGGTGATGCGTCCGCCGGCCTACAATCGCTTCCCCAACAGCTTCGCGCACATCTTCGCCGGCGGCTACGCGGCGGGCTACTACAGCTACAAGTGGGCCGAAGTGCTGTCGGCCGATGCCTTCTCGCGCTTCGAAGAAGAAGGCGTGCTCAATGCCGAGACCGGCCGCGCGTTCCGCGAGGCGATCCTGGCCCGGGGCGGTTCTCGCGAGCCGATGGTGCTGTTCGTCGACTTCCGTGGCCGTGAGCCTTCCATCGATGCACTGCTGCGCCACTGCGGCCTGAGCGAGGACGCAGCGGCATGAGTGAGGTAGCTGTGAGCATAACCAAGCGACGCTTTATCGCCGGGGCCGTGTGCCCGGCGTGCAGCGAGATGGACAAGCTGATGATGTGGAGCGTGGATGGCGTGCCGCACCGTGAGTGCGTGGGCTGCGGGTTCACCGACACCCTGAACGAACAAGGGTTGTCGGTGCCTTCCGAGCTTGGCACCCGGGTCAACCAACTGGCGCCGAAGGCGGCACCTGTGAAAGTGCAGGTGCAGACCGTGCAGTTCTTCCCCAATCCGAAGCTGAAGAAGCCTGAGTGATACTGGGGCCGCTTTGCGGCCCATCGCCGGCAAGCCGGCTCCCACAGGGTATCGCGCTCTTCTGTGGGAGCCGGCTTGTCGTGGCGACGAACCGCGGCGATGGGCTGCGCAGCAGCCCTTTGCAATCCGCCTGATGGCACTGGCACTCCAGATAAACCCGGATTACTGTATGCGCATACAGTGATCCGGGTTTTTTAATCATGAAGCCAACCTCCCTCCGTGGCCGCGGCACCGCCGCCAACCCGCACAACCGTTTCGCCCCCAACCACTCTGTGGCCGAGGACGACGGCTGGTACCAGGAAGTCCCGCTCACGCAAGGTACCGAGGTGCGAATCGAGCTGGCCAAGACCATCATCGCCCGCAATACCTCCCCCGACCTGCCCTTCGACCGCTCCATCAACCCCTACCGTGGCTGCGAGCACGGCTGCATCTACTGCTACGCCCGGCCCAGCCACGCCTACTGGGACCTCTCCCCCGGCCTGGACTTCGAAACCAAGCTGATCGCCAAGACCAACGCCGCCGAGGTGCTAGAACAGCAACTGAGCAAGCCCGGCTACGTCTGTGCGCCGATCAATCTGGGCTCCAACACCGACCCTTATCAGCCCATCGAGCGCGAACAGCAACTCACCCGGCGCCTGCTGGAGGTGCTGCTGCGCTACCGCCACCCGGTCACCATCGTCACCAAGGGCTCGCTGATCTTGCGCGATCTCGACCTGATCAGCGAACTGGCCAGCCAGCGCCTGGCGCGGGTGATGATCAGCCTGACCACCCTGGACGATGAGCTCAAGCGTACGCTAGAGCCCCGCGCAGCCGCACCGAAAGCGCGTTTGCGCGCGATTCGGGTCTTGCGCGAGGCCGGTGTGCCGGTGGGCGTGCTGTGTTCGCCGATGATCCCGATGATCAACGACAGTGAACTGGAACGCCTGCTGGAGGCGGCGAAGGACGCCGGCGCGCAGAGCGCGGCGTACATGATGCTGCGATTGCCGCTGGAGGTGGCGCCGTTGTTCGAGCAGTGGCTGCGCGATCATTACCCGCAACGCGCCGACCATGTGCTGAGCCTGATCCGCCAGAGCCGTGGTGGCGAGCTGTACGACAGCCGATTTGGCGCGCGAATGCGTGGTGAAGGGGTGTTCGCCGAGTTGCTGGCGCAGCGGTTTCGCAAGGCAGCGAGGCGCCTGGGGTTCGAGGGGCGGGAGGAGCTGGCGCTCGATTGCATGGCGTTCTGCCCGCCGGGTGGGCAAATGGCGTTGTTCTGAATGTGTGTAAAAGCCATCATCGAATACCGCTCATGTAAGCCGCTAATTTCTTTGCTGGCTATTGGCAATTGATGCTTTTTTGCTATTATCCAAATCCCGCCAAAAACTTCTGGAACGCCCGTTCTAGAGCCTTCCAAATTAAGTTTCAGTTAAGTTTTCTTCGCTAGCGTAGGCCCCCAGTCCACCTCGACTGTGATCTATTGCCTGTGCGCGTCATCTAATCCCCGCATAGCCATAATCTTTCCCCGGTAACATGGAACTTACCTTCAAACCGTCAAGAGGATGAATCATGCCCATCAAGGACCCATCCAAGGTTGTCCCGGCCGCACCCGCCGAAAGCGCCGATGCCGCCCTGAAGCATATCGTCGACGGCTTCCTGCGGTTCCACACCGAGGTCTTCCCCGAGCAGCAAGAGCTGTTCAAGAAGCTAGCCACCGCGCAAAAGCCCCGCGCGATGTTC
This sequence is a window from Pseudomonas maumuensis. Protein-coding genes within it:
- the prlC gene encoding oligopeptidase A, producing the protein MVPCFSCQGTRTVSANNPLLQSHDLPPFSAIRAEHVLPAIEQILADNRKAIAEILEKQGKSPTWAGLVLAMDELNDRLGAAWSPVSHLNAVCNSQELREAYESCLPALSAYSTELGQNRALFEAYEALAASPEAASFDVAQKTIIDHALRDFRLSGIDLPADKQQRYAEVQSKLSELGSRFSNQLLDATQAWTKHVTEEAALAGLTDSAKAQMAAAAQAKGLDGWLITLEFPSYYAVMTYASDRALREELYAAYCTRASDQGPNAGQFDNGPVMEEILDLRQELAGLLGYKNFAELSLATKMAESSDQVLSFLRDLAKRSKPFAAQDLEQLKAYAAEQGTPELASWDAGYFGEKLREQRYSVSQEALRAYFPIDKVLSGLFVIVQRLYGIEINELKGFDSWHPDVRLFEIKENGQHVGRFFFDLYARANKRGGAWMDGARDHRRTANGSLQSPVANLVCNFTPATPGKPALLTHDEVTTLFHEFGHGLHHLLTRIEHAGVSGINGVAWDAVELPSQFMENWCWEPEGLALISGHYETGEALPQDLLDKMLAAKNFQSGMMMVRQLEFSLFDFELHATHGDGRSVLQVLEGVRDEVSVMRPPAYNRFPNSFAHIFAGGYAAGYYSYKWAEVLSADAFSRFEEEGVLNAETGRAFREAILARGGSREPMVLFVDFRGREPSIDALLRHCGLSEDAAA
- a CDS encoding YheV family putative zinc ribbon protein, yielding MSEVAVSITKRRFIAGAVCPACSEMDKLMMWSVDGVPHRECVGCGFTDTLNEQGLSVPSELGTRVNQLAPKAAPVKVQVQTVQFFPNPKLKKPE
- a CDS encoding PA0069 family radical SAM protein, with the translated sequence MKPTSLRGRGTAANPHNRFAPNHSVAEDDGWYQEVPLTQGTEVRIELAKTIIARNTSPDLPFDRSINPYRGCEHGCIYCYARPSHAYWDLSPGLDFETKLIAKTNAAEVLEQQLSKPGYVCAPINLGSNTDPYQPIEREQQLTRRLLEVLLRYRHPVTIVTKGSLILRDLDLISELASQRLARVMISLTTLDDELKRTLEPRAAAPKARLRAIRVLREAGVPVGVLCSPMIPMINDSELERLLEAAKDAGAQSAAYMMLRLPLEVAPLFEQWLRDHYPQRADHVLSLIRQSRGGELYDSRFGARMRGEGVFAELLAQRFRKAARRLGFEGREELALDCMAFCPPGGQMALF